One segment of Paenibacillus rhizovicinus DNA contains the following:
- a CDS encoding sensor histidine kinase: MRSLYFRVFLITIVVILVSSLLGFLLANTYYHMKLKPFNDEKLITIGKQMKQFVEQTPDEADQYLNNAAALGYEIYLTDGRGDERSFGKDFRKRDLDRDAIESVLSGSLYHGVAQFPNKWFISGFFENRLSNTVGIPVRIKDRDYALFLRPDVILQFGELRIFFALIGLFTVGISIIIFLFSTRYLVKPITRLSDATKRIAQGNYNLRLPTRRRDEIGRLAEHFMSMSAELERVDQARQQFVSNVSHEIQSPLASIQGFAKVMAERDLPNEERRHYASIIEDESRHLSLLSKQLLLISSLEQGQEAVNKTTFSLRDHIRQVVQVLQWQLEDKELSIKITVPDSIRLHGDEVLLMQVWMNLIGNAVNHIPRGRTIDIRAERKNGQCEIAIQDTGDGIDPEHLPFLFDRFYRVDRARKRTSGRTGLGLAIVKKIVQLHDGSIEAASSSAGTRFTVTLPQL, translated from the coding sequence ATGAGATCCTTATACTTTCGGGTCTTCCTTATTACAATAGTCGTCATTCTAGTTAGCAGTTTACTTGGCTTCCTGTTAGCGAATACCTACTATCATATGAAACTGAAACCTTTTAATGACGAGAAGCTGATAACGATCGGAAAGCAAATGAAGCAATTCGTTGAGCAGACGCCTGACGAAGCGGATCAGTACCTGAACAATGCCGCGGCGCTTGGGTACGAAATTTACTTGACGGACGGCCGAGGAGATGAACGATCGTTCGGGAAAGACTTCCGAAAACGGGATTTGGACCGGGATGCCATAGAATCGGTACTTAGCGGCAGCTTGTACCACGGCGTGGCCCAGTTTCCGAACAAATGGTTTATCTCTGGCTTTTTCGAGAATCGATTAAGCAATACAGTCGGAATCCCCGTTCGTATTAAGGATCGGGATTATGCGTTGTTCCTGCGTCCTGACGTGATTTTGCAGTTCGGCGAATTACGCATATTTTTTGCATTAATCGGTCTGTTTACCGTAGGCATTAGCATCATCATCTTCTTATTCAGTACACGCTATTTAGTCAAGCCGATCACGCGGTTGTCGGATGCGACGAAACGGATTGCCCAAGGAAATTATAATTTGAGACTGCCTACCCGCAGACGCGATGAAATCGGGCGATTGGCCGAACATTTCATGAGCATGAGCGCCGAGTTGGAACGAGTCGATCAAGCGCGCCAACAATTCGTATCGAATGTATCGCATGAGATACAATCGCCGCTCGCCTCGATTCAAGGTTTCGCGAAAGTGATGGCCGAACGAGATCTCCCGAACGAAGAACGCAGGCACTATGCATCGATTATAGAAGACGAGAGCCGGCATCTCTCGCTGCTCAGCAAACAGCTGCTGTTGATCTCCTCGCTGGAACAAGGACAAGAGGCCGTTAACAAAACGACTTTTTCGCTGCGGGACCATATTCGCCAAGTCGTTCAGGTGCTGCAATGGCAGCTGGAAGACAAGGAGCTGTCGATTAAAATTACCGTGCCCGACTCGATTCGGCTGCATGGCGACGAGGTACTGCTGATGCAAGTTTGGATGAACCTGATCGGCAATGCCGTGAATCATATTCCTCGCGGAAGAACCATTGATATCCGTGCGGAGCGCAAGAACGGGCAATGCGAGATAGCCATTCAGGATACGGGCGACGGCATCGACCCCGAGCATCTGCCGTTCTTGTTCGACCGGTTCTATCGGGTGGATCGCGCGCGCAAACGCACCTCCGGCCGGACGGGGCTAGGTCTAGCCATTGTCAAGAAAATCGTCCAACTGCACGACGGGAGCATAGAGGCGGCCAGTTCATCTGCCGGAACGCGCTTTACCGTGACCCTGCCCCAACTGTAA
- a CDS encoding Ger(x)C family spore germination protein translates to MKHLRVMTWLAMLAFISGCWDRNEINDYAFWIGDALDSAGDGQIRKSAQIAVPAGFRNANGGGGSEQRGSIVISATGSSIIDLTQQVQDKLPRKVFLGHRRSIFFGEKLARQGIGDIMDQFTRNTDTRMRTGIFVVNNGEGKDALDIVSPFNQFSSIVAVDQDRFCRLGDTSLRDVLLDAGRDGVRPSMPMIEIAPQNEQEKQDSFQVRSVAIFNKRLQMVGEVSGRESLELFWVKGVMKNQFITEETGTGKVSLYESNLKKSVRTEIIGNRLKAYVKLSGNGRLLENNTNYDFSNTSQRIPLERKLNQIKAKQVEATIKKVQLKYGQDVFGIGEEFHREHPYQWKKLRTQWDRLFPTVEVSVTVKLKIQSTGDVGKRIPGLGGQK, encoded by the coding sequence ATGAAGCACCTGCGCGTCATGACGTGGCTGGCGATGCTAGCGTTCATTTCCGGATGCTGGGACAGGAATGAAATCAATGATTACGCGTTCTGGATCGGGGATGCGTTGGATTCGGCGGGGGATGGGCAAATCAGAAAAAGCGCTCAAATCGCGGTTCCTGCAGGTTTTAGGAATGCAAACGGCGGAGGGGGAAGCGAGCAGAGAGGCAGCATCGTCATATCGGCAACCGGCTCTTCGATCATTGATTTGACGCAGCAGGTTCAAGATAAGCTGCCCCGCAAGGTGTTCTTGGGACATCGCAGGTCCATCTTCTTCGGCGAAAAGCTGGCCCGTCAGGGTATCGGCGATATTATGGATCAATTTACCCGAAATACAGATACGCGCATGCGGACGGGCATCTTCGTCGTGAATAACGGGGAAGGAAAGGACGCATTGGATATCGTCAGCCCATTTAATCAATTTTCATCGATCGTGGCCGTGGACCAAGACCGGTTTTGCCGCTTAGGGGACACCTCCCTAAGAGACGTCCTGCTCGATGCAGGACGGGACGGCGTTCGTCCTTCTATGCCGATGATTGAGATCGCGCCTCAGAATGAACAAGAGAAGCAGGATAGTTTCCAAGTGCGGTCGGTTGCGATCTTTAATAAGCGCCTGCAGATGGTCGGAGAGGTGAGCGGCAGAGAGTCCTTGGAATTGTTCTGGGTCAAAGGCGTGATGAAGAACCAGTTCATTACGGAGGAAACGGGTACAGGCAAAGTATCCTTATACGAATCCAACTTGAAGAAATCCGTCCGTACCGAAATCATCGGAAATCGGTTGAAAGCCTACGTGAAGCTCTCGGGAAACGGCAGGCTGCTCGAAAACAATACGAATTACGATTTCTCCAATACCTCCCAACGCATTCCGCTCGAGCGTAAGCTGAACCAGATCAAAGCGAAGCAGGTCGAAGCGACGATCAAAAAAGTGCAGCTTAAGTATGGACAGGACGTGTTCGGGATCGGAGAAGAATTTCACAGAGAGCATCCCTACCAATGGAAGAAGCTTCGTACGCAATGGGACCGGCTATTCCCGACGGTCGAGGTATCGGTAACGGTCAAATTGAAAATTCAAAGTACGGGGGATGTCGGCAAACGTATCCCTGGATTAGGAGGTCAAAAATGA
- a CDS encoding Gfo/Idh/MocA family protein encodes MSDQTKKIRVAIAGLRFGGAFAPIYHAHPDVEYVGICDPDAERLQQYGDKFGFERRHTELEEILLSDDYDAVHLVTPIPLHGKQAVDVLRSGKHCACTVPAATTLEELHAIVKAQRESGKNYMMMETAVYTYQFLHAQRMLEQGEFGRLQFLRGAHYQDMENWPAYWNGLPPMHYATHAVGPLLAIAGARATKVHCFGSGVMREELRQQYGNPFPVETAIFQLDKPNLSAEVTRSLFHTARSYMESFNIYGEQSSMEWHMEDEDQVLFRMGPLEEGRGRTMAAARVHPAARPDLLPPELARYITDQIDLNPDDPHQSVLQGNGHHGSHPHLVHEFVRSIVEGRSPAIDAVTAADWTAAGICAHESAMKGGQEVAIPSFDEQ; translated from the coding sequence ATGTCCGACCAAACCAAGAAAATTCGCGTTGCCATCGCTGGATTGCGGTTCGGCGGCGCATTCGCGCCGATCTATCATGCCCATCCCGACGTGGAGTACGTTGGAATCTGCGATCCCGACGCGGAACGGTTACAACAATACGGAGACAAATTCGGATTTGAACGGAGACATACCGAATTGGAGGAAATTTTACTGTCCGACGACTATGATGCCGTACATCTGGTCACGCCTATTCCGCTGCACGGCAAGCAAGCCGTAGATGTGCTTCGTTCCGGCAAGCACTGCGCATGCACGGTGCCGGCCGCGACGACCCTCGAAGAGCTTCATGCCATCGTCAAGGCGCAGCGGGAAAGCGGCAAGAACTATATGATGATGGAAACGGCCGTTTACACTTATCAATTCCTCCATGCCCAACGAATGCTGGAGCAAGGCGAATTCGGCCGCCTGCAGTTTCTGAGAGGCGCCCATTATCAGGATATGGAGAACTGGCCGGCCTACTGGAATGGGCTGCCGCCGATGCATTATGCCACGCATGCGGTCGGGCCGCTTCTTGCAATTGCCGGCGCGCGGGCGACGAAGGTCCACTGCTTCGGTTCGGGCGTCATGAGAGAAGAACTGCGGCAGCAATACGGCAATCCGTTCCCTGTCGAGACGGCCATCTTCCAGCTGGACAAGCCGAATCTCAGCGCGGAAGTGACGCGCTCTTTGTTCCATACCGCCAGGAGCTACATGGAAAGCTTCAATATATACGGGGAACAGTCATCCATGGAATGGCATATGGAGGACGAAGATCAAGTCCTGTTTCGCATGGGCCCGCTGGAGGAGGGCCGCGGGCGAACCATGGCCGCCGCACGGGTTCATCCCGCCGCGAGACCCGATCTGCTGCCGCCCGAGTTGGCGCGTTATATCACGGACCAAATCGATCTCAACCCGGACGATCCCCATCAGTCCGTGCTGCAAGGCAACGGCCATCATGGCTCCCATCCGCATCTCGTGCATGAATTCGTGCGCAGCATCGTCGAGGGACGATCTCCGGCGATCGATGCGGTGACGGCAGCCGATTGGACGGCGGCCGGCATTTGCGCCCATGAATCCGCCATGAAAGGCGGACAGGAAGTCGCCATTCCGTCTTTCGACGAGCAGTAA
- a CDS encoding GerAB/ArcD/ProY family transporter, with translation MRISPWQLFWMLTTLEISMSIWLTVSPTIEIARQDAWISLAVAGVIGLFVTLIVILLCQRHASHTLVEFVQKLLGKWVGKLFAALYILMWISVSADILRIFSLFIKQYLFHDTPMWIISGLMVAVMIYINFAGSVEAIARFSQLAGPLLLIGIVITFGLNASNLHIDLLFPVYADSGAAHIIKGSFVNASFLGESMMIMMLTPFVANAKKMMKPALFAICIASVIAILTSIMVIMTFGTNIGSSLIFPYFSMVRFINYLEFIQNMDVWIMFIWIFSVFVKLASYLFINSYGTAQLLGIKNWKAAIGFVATILFAISLVPANVVGMLDYAKFIWIIYIFPIFIVGLPIALLLVSLMRGQLVAQQEK, from the coding sequence ATGAGAATATCGCCTTGGCAGCTGTTTTGGATGTTAACGACGTTGGAAATTTCAATGAGCATTTGGCTGACGGTGTCTCCCACCATCGAGATTGCGAGACAAGATGCTTGGATCTCCTTGGCCGTGGCCGGTGTCATTGGACTGTTCGTGACGTTGATTGTCATCCTGCTTTGCCAACGGCATGCTTCGCATACGCTCGTGGAATTTGTCCAGAAGCTGCTCGGGAAATGGGTCGGCAAGCTGTTCGCTGCGTTGTATATCCTGATGTGGATATCGGTGTCCGCGGATATCCTGCGAATATTTTCCCTGTTCATTAAACAATACTTATTCCACGATACCCCGATGTGGATCATATCGGGACTGATGGTTGCGGTGATGATTTACATCAATTTCGCGGGCAGCGTCGAGGCGATCGCCCGTTTCAGCCAACTGGCCGGTCCCTTGCTCTTGATCGGCATCGTCATTACTTTCGGCTTGAATGCGTCCAACCTGCATATCGATCTGCTCTTTCCCGTTTACGCAGACTCCGGCGCGGCCCACATCATAAAGGGCTCGTTCGTGAATGCCTCCTTTCTAGGCGAATCCATGATGATCATGATGCTGACGCCGTTCGTCGCAAATGCGAAAAAGATGATGAAGCCGGCGCTGTTTGCCATTTGCATCGCTTCTGTGATTGCGATCCTTACATCCATCATGGTCATTATGACCTTTGGCACCAATATTGGATCATCCTTGATTTTTCCTTATTTCAGTATGGTGCGATTTATTAATTATCTTGAATTTATCCAAAACATGGATGTTTGGATCATGTTCATCTGGATATTCAGCGTATTCGTCAAGCTGGCCAGCTATTTGTTCATCAACAGCTACGGGACGGCTCAGTTGCTCGGCATTAAGAATTGGAAGGCGGCGATCGGATTTGTTGCAACGATCCTGTTCGCGATCTCCTTGGTGCCCGCTAATGTCGTCGGGATGCTGGATTACGCAAAATTTATCTGGATCATCTACATTTTCCCGATCTTCATCGTAGGCTTGCCCATTGCCTTATTACTCGTCAGTCTTATGCGAGGGCAACTGGTTGCGCAGCAAGAGAAATAG
- a CDS encoding response regulator transcription factor: protein MKNILLVDDDAHIRALLRYVMIKEGYRVYEAQNGAEAVKLLESNPMDLAVIDIMMPIMDGFELCDFVRQHYDIPIIMLTARDQLSDKKQGYLSGTDEYVTKPFEPEELVYRAKALFRRYNRTSSDIIRMNRIVIDRKNVEISDGQSVLFLPMKEFELLSQLAQFPGRLFSRDELIRLVWGADYAGDDRTVDVHIKRLRQRFTAYADDFTIQTVRGIGYKVEVNKR, encoded by the coding sequence ATGAAAAATATTCTTCTAGTTGACGATGACGCCCATATAAGGGCGCTTCTTCGGTATGTCATGATCAAAGAAGGCTATCGGGTATACGAGGCACAGAACGGCGCGGAAGCGGTCAAGCTATTGGAATCAAACCCGATGGATTTGGCCGTCATCGATATTATGATGCCGATCATGGACGGGTTCGAATTATGCGATTTTGTCAGGCAGCATTACGATATTCCGATCATCATGCTTACTGCGCGGGACCAATTGTCCGACAAGAAGCAAGGTTATCTCAGCGGAACGGATGAATACGTAACGAAGCCGTTCGAGCCCGAGGAACTGGTCTACAGGGCCAAAGCATTGTTTCGCCGCTACAATCGTACTTCCAGCGATATCATTCGGATGAATCGAATCGTGATCGATCGGAAGAACGTAGAGATTTCGGATGGGCAGTCCGTTCTCTTCTTGCCGATGAAAGAATTCGAGCTGCTGTCGCAGCTCGCGCAGTTTCCGGGACGGCTGTTTTCGCGCGATGAACTGATCCGCCTTGTTTGGGGAGCGGACTACGCCGGCGACGATCGAACGGTCGATGTCCATATTAAGCGGCTTCGCCAACGGTTTACGGCGTATGCGGACGATTTCACGATTCAGACGGTAAGGGGGATCGGTTACAAGGTCGAGGTGAACAAACGATGA
- a CDS encoding AraC family transcriptional regulator, whose protein sequence is MNEVTISAMHYPYIRDIGTTLTEPGWIHPDRAADYHVLIYCIQGQMQVVEEGTEYLLRDGQILFLKRGLHHWGGEGTMPGTSTVWIHFYDSCGEAAASGEQADAPRPLPKMHAPGILTPGDYDFAILLPKTISVGGMPQQLKRITEINALNHAPQSLKHLYLSMELMALLLDLHRGSQPGKPRSKSEALAQKLAVFLEAHCGEKLDTERIQAHFQHNYRYLTTLFKAKYGMAISKYHERRRIQKAAELLKNTSMNITEVSYEVQFESPYYFSRVFKKVMGESPTEYLRNVYRMNSEHDRRPH, encoded by the coding sequence GTGAACGAAGTCACTATATCCGCCATGCACTATCCATATATCCGGGATATCGGAACGACGCTAACCGAGCCGGGCTGGATTCATCCTGATCGCGCGGCGGATTATCATGTGCTGATTTATTGTATTCAAGGTCAAATGCAAGTCGTCGAAGAAGGAACGGAGTACTTGCTGAGGGATGGCCAAATCCTCTTTCTAAAGCGGGGTCTGCATCATTGGGGCGGAGAGGGAACGATGCCCGGTACGTCTACGGTCTGGATTCATTTTTACGATTCTTGCGGCGAGGCAGCAGCATCGGGGGAGCAGGCGGACGCTCCGCGGCCGCTGCCGAAGATGCATGCTCCCGGCATCTTGACGCCGGGAGACTACGATTTTGCTATCCTACTGCCTAAGACGATCAGCGTCGGCGGAATGCCGCAGCAATTGAAGCGCATAACCGAGATCAACGCGCTGAACCATGCTCCCCAATCGTTGAAGCATCTCTATTTGAGCATGGAACTAATGGCTCTGCTGCTGGATTTGCATAGGGGTTCGCAGCCGGGCAAACCGCGCAGCAAGTCGGAGGCACTCGCGCAGAAGCTTGCCGTTTTCTTGGAAGCACATTGCGGGGAGAAGCTGGATACGGAACGAATCCAAGCGCATTTCCAACACAATTACCGGTATTTGACGACGTTGTTCAAGGCCAAGTACGGCATGGCTATATCCAAGTACCATGAGAGACGGCGGATTCAGAAGGCGGCCGAATTATTGAAAAATACCTCGATGAACATCACCGAGGTCAGCTATGAGGTTCAATTCGAAAGTCCCTATTATTTCAGCCGCGTATTCAAGAAGGTGATGGGCGAGTCGCCCACCGAATATCTTAGGAACGTGTACAGGATGAACAGCGAGCATGATCGCCGTCCGCACTAA